From Myxocyprinus asiaticus isolate MX2 ecotype Aquarium Trade chromosome 25, UBuf_Myxa_2, whole genome shotgun sequence, one genomic window encodes:
- the LOC127415652 gene encoding sarcoplasmic reticulum histidine-rich calcium-binding protein-like, producing MKFMLLVSLVVYLSADGESIPVEQDTRREDLLTQCLIQIISKTLYKTDASPLHPECKNILKAGSGHSVMKKSENAVPETAQEEVKKPSKESKVKQKEIIEDLLKADKEKHEELNDERSQEEFPSFVKRRIQDKYEEVDDERSQENFPSSVKRRLKDKREEMDDERSQEDFPSFVKRRLKDKREDMDDERSQEDFPSFVKRRLKDKREEMDDERSQEDFPSFVKRRLKDKREEQDNERSQEDFPSYYKRSSKDKREDPEDERSQEEFPQKRHFSIFHKEKRDNPDEERSQEEFPPYQYKRSHLLSNKDKREDPDHDRSQEDFPSYTHKRNHGDEEEKEEEDEDEREKHIWKPSQRYHHKKNHHKRDKDSENENFEDQDYDRSQENFPSYTRKRNHGDEDDEEDEEETEKRIWKPSHRSHHKKQLHKRDGDSAEDMNSEESKEVDEDIIKRSRRPSSRNHHKKYHKRSGDSSEEDYEEQPLEKRYEDSEESEEMQKRIWKPTHRYHHKYHHKRGDSMEFGDEDEPKTAHEPNEKNHPSNSHGEEDEQKRHQSPAEQEQEREDALKYLTKKKNELEERLLNKGYWYEKRSPWIYQGYYHPAWFKRSQDVSQSTSPHPNSNLEEIAETLRYKRGLFSQEEPLGEEKDVPHQKLLTSEELKELEKLSSVDQQMNKAA from the exons ATGAAGTTTATGCTTTTGGTCTCTTTGGTTGTTTACCTATCTGCAG ATGGAGAGTCCATACCAGTTGAGCAGGACACCAGGAGAGAAGATCTG CTTAcccagtgtttaattcagatcaTTTCTAAGACACTGTATAAAACAGATGCTTCTCCACTGCATCCAGAATGCAAAAACATCCTCAAAGCAG GTTCAGGTCACTCAGTCATGAAAAAGAGTGAGAATGCTGTTCCAGAAACAGCTCAAGAGGAAGTGAAAAAGCCAAGCAAAGAGTCTAAAGTCAAGCAGAAGGAAATCATTGAGGATCTTCTCAAAGCTGACAAAGAAAAACACGAGGAATTGAATGATGAACGAAGTCAGGAAGAATTTCCGAGTTTTGTGAAAAGGAGAATCCAAGACAAGTACGAGGAAGTGGACGATGAACGCAGCCAAGAGAACTTCCCAAGTTCTGTCAAAAGAAGACTCAAGGACAAACGTGAGGAAATGGATGATGAACGAAGCCAGGAAGATTTCCCAAGTTTTGTCAAAAGAAGACTCAAGGACAAACGTGAGGACATGGACGATGAACGAAGCCAGGAAGATTTCCCAAGTTTTGTCAAAAGAAGACTCAAGGACAAACGTGAGGAAATGGATGATGAACGAAGCCAGGAAGATTTCCCAAGTTTTGTCAAAAGAAGACTCAAAGACAAACGTGAGGAACAGGACAATGAACGCAGCCAGGAGGACTTCCCGAGTTACTACAAAAGAAGCAGCAAAGATAAAAGAGAAGATCCTGAAGATGAGAGAAGCCAAGAGGAATTCCCTCAGAAACGTCATTTCTCCATCTTCCACAAGGAAAAGCGTGATAATCCCGATGAAGAGCGCAGCCAAGAGGAATTTCCTCCATACCAGTACAAAAGGAGTCATCTTCTGAGCAATAAAGACAAGCGTGAAGATCCAGACCATGATAGAAGCCAAGAGGACTTCCCAAGCTACACCCACAAACGAAACCATGGGGATGAAGAGGAGAAAGAAGAAGAGGATGAGGATGAGAGAGAGAAGCATATCTGGAAACCCTCACAACGATACCACCACAAGAAAAATCACCACAAACGAGATAAAGACTCAGAGAATGAGAATTTTGAAGATCAGGACTACGATAGGAGCCAAGAAAACTTCCCAAGCTACACCCGCAAACGAAACCATGGGGATGAAGATGAtgaggaggatgaggaagagACAGAAAAGCGTATCTGGAAACCCTCACACAGATCCCACCACAAGAAACAGCTCCACAAACGAGATGGAGATTCAGCCGAGGACATGAACTCTGAGGAATCTAAAGAGGTGGACGAGGATATCATAAAACGATCTCGGAGACCCTCTAGCAGAAACCATCATAAGAAATACCACAAACGCAGTGGGGACTCATCTGAAGAGGATTATGAGGAACAGCCCCTGGAAAAGAGGTACGAGGACTCGGAGGAGAGCGAGGAAATGCAAAAAAGGATCTGGAAGCCGACACACAGATATCACCACAAGTATCATCACAAGCGTGGTGACTCCATGGAGTTTGGGGATGAAGATGAACCAAAGACTGCCCATGAGCCAAATGAAAAGAACCATCCCTCAAACAGCCATGGTGAAGAAGATGAGCAAAAAAGACACCAGAGCCCTGCAGAACAAGAGCAGGAGAGGGAGGATGCACTGAAGTACCTCACTAAGAAAAAAAACGAGTTAGAGGAGCGCCTACTCAACAAGGGCTACTGGTATGAGAAACGTTCTCCTTGGATTTACCAAGGATACTACCATCCGGCATGGTTCAAGAGAAGCCAAGATGTGAGTCAAAGTACTAGCCCCCATCCTAATAGTAACCTAGAGGAGATTGCTGAGACCCTACGGTACAAAAGAGGTCTGTTTTCTCAAGAGGAACCACTTGGGGAGGAAAAGGATGTGCCACATCAGAAGCTTCTCACATCAGAAGAG